A window from Pangasianodon hypophthalmus isolate fPanHyp1 chromosome 16, fPanHyp1.pri, whole genome shotgun sequence encodes these proteins:
- the LOC113545556 gene encoding polymeric immunoglobulin receptor isoform X2, with product MKILIIVILYIISGPVDCSDVIGYSGGSVIIISNIKWYDHNSKYICKVTGKDCTDIIRADTKRHQVHDGRFMLYANTKNFFLILIRKLKPQDAGTYRFGLGNQSNSTVNLKVHNNASCGVPKIMNAYLGQNITITCKYPGEYERNSKYVDSVDDDSKIKVILNSNTKFQNGRFSISDDRSAKVLSVNISDVREADEVFYLFGVWNGAGIEHNHSTSKSHLYDDISSTERNPFCSVFQFLCHHHQYHQCVCLCGSAADWRICTDLQTETQENTR from the exons ATGAAGATTCTCATCATCGTCATCCTCTACATTATCTCAG GTCCAGTAGACTGCTCTGATGTGATTGGTTACTCAGGAGGAAGTGTCATTATAATCTCTAATATAAAGTGGTACGACCACAatagtaaatatatttgtaagGTGACAGGAAAAGACTGCACTGATATAATACGTGCTGACACCAAACGCCACCAAGTTCACGATGGAAGATTTATGTTGTATGCAAACACAAAAAACTTCTTCTTAATATTGATCAGAAAGCTGAAGCCACAGGATGCTGGAACATACAGATTTGGTTTGGGGAATCAGAGCAACTCCACTGTGAACCTAAAAGTTCATAATA ATGCATCTTGTGGGGTGCCAAAAATAATGAACGCTTATCTTGGGCAAAATATCACCATCACCTGTAAATATCCAGGGGAGTATGAGAGAAACAGCAAATATGTCGACTCAGTGGATGACGACAGTAAAATCAAAGTCATTCTTAATTCTAACACAAAATTCCAGAACGGCAGATTCTCCATTTCTGATGACAGAAGTGCTAAAGTTCTCAGTGTGAACATCAGCGACGTGAGAGAAGCtgatgaagtattttatttatttggcgtGTGGAACGGAGCAGG gATTGAGCACAACCATTCAACCAGTAAGAGCCACCTTTATGATGACATCAGCAGCACTGAAAGAAATCCCTTCTGCAGTGTATTTCA GTTCCTCTGTCACCATCATCAgtatcatca